The Canis lupus dingo isolate Sandy chromosome 11, ASM325472v2, whole genome shotgun sequence genome includes a region encoding these proteins:
- the HDHD3 gene encoding haloacid dehalogenase-like hydrolase domain-containing protein 3: MGRWLPIRLLTWDVKDTLLRLRHPVGEEYAAKARAHGLEVEAATLGQAFRQAYRTQSHSFPNYGLSQGLTSRRWWLDVVLQTFYLAGVRDAQAVAPIADQLYEDFSKPCTWQVLEGAAATLRGCRKRGLRLAVVSNFDRRLEDILTGLGLREHFDFVLTSEAAGWPKPDPRIFHEALRLAQVEPAGAAHIGDSYLCDYKGAQGVGMHSFLVFGPEPLDSAVKCSVPQERLLPSLSHLLPALDRLEGSALEL; encoded by the coding sequence ATGGGGCGTTGGCTACCAATACGACTGCTGACGTGGGACGTGAAAGACACACTGCTCAGGCTCCGCCACCCCGTGGGAGAGGAATATGCCGCCAAGGCTCGGGCCCACGGGCTGGAGGTGGAGGCCGCCACTCTGGGACAAGCCTTCAGGCAGGCATACAGGACTCAGAGCCACAGCTTCCCGAACTACGGCCTGAGCCAAGGCCTCACCTCCCGCCGGTGGTGGCTGGATGTGGTCTTACAGACCTTCTACCTAGCGGGTGTTCGAGATGCCCAGGCTGTGGCCCCCATCGCTGACCAGCTGTATGAAGACTTCAGTAAGCCCTGCACATGGCAGGTGTTGGAGGGGGCCGCGGCCACCCTGAGAGGGTGCCGGAAGCGAGGTCTGAGGCTGGCAGTGGTCTCTAATTTCGACCGGCGACTAGAGGACATCCTGACGGGTCTTGGTCTGCGGGAACACTTTGACTTTGTTCTGACCTCTGAGGCTGCTGGCTGGCCCAAGCCTGACCCCCGTATTTTCCATGAGGCCTTGCGGCTTGCTCAAGTGGAACCGGCAGGAGCAGCCCATATTGGGGACAGTTATCTCTGTGATTATAAGGGGGCACAGGGTGTAGGTATGCACAGCTTCCTGGTGTTTGGCCCAGAGCCTTTGGACTCTGCAGTCAAGTGTTCTGTACCCCAAGAACGCCTCCTCCCCTCACTGTCCCATCTCCTGCCTGCCCTTGACCGCCTAGAGGGCTCAGCTCTGGAACTTTGA